A single window of Nicotiana sylvestris chromosome 3, ASM39365v2, whole genome shotgun sequence DNA harbors:
- the LOC104241773 gene encoding uncharacterized protein, producing the protein MDAQRALLDELMGSARNLTEDERRGFKEVKWDDREVCAFYMVRFCPHDLFVNTKSDLGACTKIHDAKLKESFENSPRHDSYVPKFEAELAHYCEKLVMDLDRKVKRGRERLAQEVETPAPPPISAEKSEQLSVLEEKIKILLEQVESLGEAGKVDEAEALMRKVEMLNVEKTALTQQSQHNSALMIAQEKKMALCETCGSFLVANDAAERTQSHVTGKQHVGYGMVRDFLSEYKDAKEKAREEERLAREKEAEERKKLREKEYDSRRRRSDSSDRDKYKDRDNDREGDRYRGRDRDRDRSIDRNGRGSRDFERASGWKHGNSRNGRNRSRERYRERDRSRSHSPIRHGSKRSRSPVRKY; encoded by the exons ATGGACGCTCAGAGAGCTTTGTTGGATGAACTAATGGGCTCAG CTCGGAATTTAACTGAAGACGAGAGGAGAGGGTTCAAGGAAGTTAAATGGGACGACAGAGAAGTTTGTGCATTCTATATGGTTCGATTTTGCCCCCACGATCTCTTCGTGAATACTAAGAGCGATTTAG GAGCATGCACGAAAATTCACGACGCAAAGTTGAAGGAAAG TTTTGAGAACTCTCCAAGACATGATTCTTATGTTCCCAAGTTTGAAGCAGAACTAGCCCATTACTGTGAGAAGTTG GTGATGGACTTGGATAGGAAAGTTAAGCGTGGTCGGGAACGCCTTGCTCAGGAGGTTGAAACTCCCGCACCTCCTCCAATATCAGCAGAAAAATCTGAGCAATTATCTGTTTTGGAGGAGAAGATTAAAATCTTGCTAGAACAGGTGGAGTCTCTTGGTGAAGCTGGGAAAGTTGATGAAGCTGAAGCTCTCATGAGAAAG GTGGAAATGCTAAACGTTGAAAAGACAGCCTTGACTCAGCAATCCCAGCATAACAGTGCACTAATGATTGCACAAGAGAAAAAGATGGCTTTGTGTGAGACATGTGGTTCCTTTCTTGTAGCAAATGATGCTGCAGAGAGGACTCAGTCTCATGTCACTGGCAAGCAGCATGTTGGCTATGGGATGGTTCGAGATTTCTTGTCCGAGTACAAG GATGCTAAAGAGAAGGCAAGGGAAGAGGAAAGATTAGCCAGGGAGAAAGAAGCAGAAGAAAGGAAAAAGCTGAGGGAGAAAGAATATGACAGCAGACGACGAAGAAGTGACTCATCTGACAGGGACAAGTATAAAGATCGAGACAATGACAGGGAAGGGGATCGCTACCGTGGAAGAGATCGTGATCGTGACAGGTCCATTGACAGAAATGGCAGAGGAAGCCGTGATTTCGAAAGGGCGTCAGGTTGGAAACATGGGAATtccagaaatgggagaaacagaaGCAGGGAGAGATACCGGGAACGTGATAGAAGCAGGTCACACTCTCCTATTAGACATGGTTCCAAGAGGTCCAGGAGTCCAGTTCGCAAGTATTAG